Proteins from a single region of Spodoptera frugiperda isolate SF20-4 chromosome 8, AGI-APGP_CSIRO_Sfru_2.0, whole genome shotgun sequence:
- the LOC118275870 gene encoding DNA-directed RNA polymerase II subunit RPB7, which produces MFYHISLEHEILLHPRYFGPQLLDIVKQKLYTEVEGTCTGKYGFVIAVTAIDSIGAGLIQPGQGFVVYPVKYKAIVFRPFKGEVLDAIVTQVNKVGMFAQIGPLSCFISHHSIPADMEFCPNVNPPCYKSKQEDNVIQEEDVIRLKIVGTRVDATGIFAIGTLMDDYLGLVTQ; this is translated from the exons ATGTTTTATCAT ATATCATTAGAACACGAAATTCTTCTGCACCCTCGGTATTTTGGGCCGCAGTTGCTAGATATAGTGAAGCAGAAGTTGTATACGGAAGTGGAGGGCACTTGTACAGGAAA GTATGGTTTCGTGATAGCAGTGACAGCAATAGACAGTATAGGAGCTGGTCTGATCCAGCCAGGGCAGGGCTTTGTGGTGTACCCTGTTAAATACAAGGCTATAGTCTTCCGGCCATTCAAGGGAGAGGTCCTTGATGCTATTGTCACTCAAGTTAATAAG gtTGGAATGTTTGCACAAATTGGCCCATTGAGTTGTTTCATTTCACATCAT TCCATCCCAGCTGATATGGAGTTCTGCCCGAATGTGAATCCCCCATGTTACAAGAGTAAACAGGAAGATAACGTCATACAGGAAGAGGATGTCATCCGGCTTAAGATAGTCGGTACCAGAGTAGATGCTACTGGCatt TTCGCCATTGGAACATTGATGGACGATTACCTAGGATTAGTAACAcagtaa